TGTCGGAGAAGGTCCGGGAGCGGTCCCGGACGGTCTTCGAGGGCAGTCCCGCGCTGCTCAACAGGCGGCGCGCCCAGCGGGCCCAGACGCTCGGCTCGGTGCTGCGCTCCATCGCGTCCATCATCATCATGGGGACGGCCGCGTTCAGCATCCTCGGCTCGCTCGGCCTCAACCTCGCCCCCATCCTCGCCAGCGCCAGCGTCATCGGCGTCGCGGTCGGCTTCGGCGCGCAGAACATCGTCAAGGACTTCCTCGCCGGCCTGTTCATGCTGCTGGAGGACCAGTACGGCGTCGGCGACGTCATCGACGTGGGCAGCGCCAAGGGGACGGTCGAGGCCGTCACCCTGCGCGTCACCCGCATGCGGGACGTCAACGGCGTCGTCTGGTACGTCCCGAACGGCGAGATCAAGAAGGTCGGGAACGAGTCGCAGAACTGGGGACGCGCCGTCCTGGACATCCCGGTCGACATCAACGAGGACACCGAGAAGGTCAAGGAGATCCTGCAGACCACCGCCGACGAGCTGGCCGCGGACGGGGCGTGGCACGACCTCGTCCTGGAGCAGCCGTCGGTGTGGGGCGTGCAGGCCCTCGCCGGCGACGCCGTCGTGATCCGCATCGTGCTCAAGACGGCGCCGGGCAAGCAGGGCGACATCGCCCGCGAGCTGCGCGAACGCGTCAAGCGGGCGTTCGACGAGGCGGGCGTCACCGTCGCCACCCCCGCGCCCTAGCCGCCTTCCGCAGTGGATCAAGGTGAGGAAGGGGGCGTCTCTCACATAGGGTGGGAGCGCTATGGCTGAAAAGGTGACCTTCTATGAAGCGGTCGGCGGCGAGGAGACCTTCCACCGGCTGGTGCACCGCTTCTACCAGGGGGTCGCGGACGACCCCGACCTCCGCGCCCTCTACCCCGAGGAGGACCTCGGCCCCGCCGAGGAGAGGCTGCGGCTCTTCCTGATCCAGTACTGGGGCGGCCCCAACACCTACAGCATGCGGCGCGGGCATCCGAGGCTCCGGATGCGCCACGTGCCGTTCGTCATCGGCGAGGCCGAGCGGGACGCGTGGCTGCGGCACATGCGGGTCGCGGTGGACGAGCTGGGCCTTCCCGACGATCTGGAGAAGCAGCTCTGGGCCTACTTCACGATGGCGGCGCAGAGCATGGTGAACGCCCCGACGTAACCGGGTAGATCGCCCCGTATGACGCGAATCCCGTGGTGGCGCAACGCCGTCGTGTACGAGGTCTACGTCCGCAGCTTCGCCGACGCCGACGGGAACGGCGAAGGCGACCTCCAGGGGATCCGGTCCCGGCTCGGCCACCTGCGCGATCTCGGGGTGGACGCGCTGTGGCTCACGCCCTTCTACACCTCCCCGCTGGCGGACGGCGGCTACGACGTCGCCGACTACCGCGACGTCGATCCCCGGTTCGGCACGCTCGCCGACTTCGAGGCCCTTGTGGCGGACGTGCACGCCCACGGGATGCGGCTGATAGTCGACATCGTCCCGAACCACTCCTCCGACCGGCATCGCTGGTTCCGGGAGGCGCTCGCGTCGCCGCCCGGGTCGCCCGCACGCTCCCGCTACATCTTCCGGGCCGGCAGGCCAGGAGAAGGTCCCGGCGAGGCGGACCCCCCGAACAACTGGCCGTCGGCATTCGGCGGCCCCGCCTGGACGCGGCTGGACGACGGCGAGTGGTACCTGCACCTGTACGCGCCCGAGCAACCCGACCTCAACTGGCGCAACCCTGAGGTGCGGCACGAGTTCGAGGACATCCTGCGGGTCTGGCTCGACCGCGGCGTGGACGGCTTCCGCATCGACGTCGCCGCCGGCCTGTTCAAGGACGAGTCGTTCCGCGACCTCCACGGCCAGGACCGGAGCATGCTGAACGGCCCCATGTACAGCCGTCCGGAAGTCCATGACGTGTACCGGAGATGGCGTCAGATCCTCGACGAGTACGACGGCGACCGCATGGCCATAGGCGAGGTGTGGACGGACGGTCCGGAAGACCTCGCGCTGTACCTGCGTCCAGACGAGCTGCACCAGGTCTTCCAGTTCGACCTGCAACTGGCCCCGTGGTCGGCCATGGCG
The sequence above is a segment of the Actinomadura coerulea genome. Coding sequences within it:
- a CDS encoding mechanosensitive ion channel family protein — translated: MSLFASISVPLAVSPVAKPFLPWAEKGTPEAACKNTDPSISCRLVWNVSKNTDFTQFWATWLDKPLTTLLWIIMTFVVALVVKNIAHRMITKVTLRMAEGTMSEKVRERSRTVFEGSPALLNRRRAQRAQTLGSVLRSIASIIIMGTAAFSILGSLGLNLAPILASASVIGVAVGFGAQNIVKDFLAGLFMLLEDQYGVGDVIDVGSAKGTVEAVTLRVTRMRDVNGVVWYVPNGEIKKVGNESQNWGRAVLDIPVDINEDTEKVKEILQTTADELAADGAWHDLVLEQPSVWGVQALAGDAVVIRIVLKTAPGKQGDIARELRERVKRAFDEAGVTVATPAP
- a CDS encoding glycoside hydrolase family 13 protein produces the protein MTRIPWWRNAVVYEVYVRSFADADGNGEGDLQGIRSRLGHLRDLGVDALWLTPFYTSPLADGGYDVADYRDVDPRFGTLADFEALVADVHAHGMRLIVDIVPNHSSDRHRWFREALASPPGSPARSRYIFRAGRPGEGPGEADPPNNWPSAFGGPAWTRLDDGEWYLHLYAPEQPDLNWRNPEVRHEFEDILRVWLDRGVDGFRIDVAAGLFKDESFRDLHGQDRSMLNGPMYSRPEVHDVYRRWRQILDEYDGDRMAIGEVWTDGPEDLALYLRPDELHQVFQFDLQLAPWSAMAFREVIDAALKAVVPMGAAPTWVLSSHDSVRHVTRYEQQAGFQGIGHARAKAALLLLLALPGSAYLYQGEELGLPEVTDLPDEARQDPIFKRTNGQTPGRDGCRVPLPWSGRAEPYGFSPDGVRPWLPMPERWASMTAEAQVSDPSSMLSWYREALALRRRLHGGLPDDLEWIDSPETALFFRRGSLILALNCGENPVRLPEGTPLLTSTPLYGELLPGNTAAWLSVP